One window from the genome of Manis pentadactyla isolate mManPen7 chromosome 15, mManPen7.hap1, whole genome shotgun sequence encodes:
- the PRX gene encoding periaxin isoform X2 yields the protein MEARSRSAEELRRAELVEIIVETEAQTGVSGINVAGGGKEGIFVRELREDSPAAKSLSLQEGDQLLSARVFFENFKYEDALRLLQCAEPYKVSFCLKRTVPTGDLALRPGTVAGYEIKGPRAKVAKLNIQSLSPVKKKKMVVPGALGYPADLAPIDVEFSFPKFSRLRRGLKAEAVKGPVPAAPTRRRLQLPRLRVREVAEEAQAARLAAAAPPPRKVKAEAEVAAGARFTTPQVELVGPRLPGAEVGVPQVSAPKGEVALHLPALGLGAPAAPAVEPVALGIQVPQVELPTLPSLPTLPTLPCLETREGAVTVVVPSLDVAAPTVGVDLALPGAEVAAREEVPEVALKMPHLSFPRFGARAKEVAEAKVAKGSPEARVKAPRLRMPTFGLSLLEPRPAAPEAVAESKLKLPTIKMPSFGIGVSAPEVKMPKGPEVKLPKVPDIKLPKVPEAALPGVQLPGVELPKVSEMKLPKVPEVVVPEVRLPEVQLPKVPEMKLPKVPEVVVPEVRLPEVQLPKVPEMKLPEMKLPKVPEMAVPEVHLPEVQLPKVPEVRLPKVPEMAVPEVRLPEVQLPKVPEMKLPKMPEMAVPEVRLPEVQLPKVSEVKLPEMKLPEIKLPKVPEVTVPDVHLLEVQLPKVSEMQLPEMQVPKVPDVQLKAARAEQAEGMEFGFKLPKMAMPKLGRTGSPSRGKPGEAGAEVPGKLVTLPCLQPEVGSEPRVGVPSLTLPSVELDLPRALSLEGQVAAAGVHKVEQAEGPREAAGVGEVAFHMPSVEIVTPQLSTTEVEEGQLEVMEMKVKPSSKFSLPKFGLSGPKGAKAEAEGAGRATKLKVSKFAISLPKAQVGTEAEPKGAGEAGLLPALDLSIPQLSLDAHLPTGKVEVAGADVKHKGPRFALPMFGVKSQDTEAGQLAAGVAELEGKGWGWDGRVKMPKLKMPSFGLARGKEAETQGGRVSPGAKLEPMAAHLKIPEVELVTLGAQDEGGAEGVAAVSGVRLSGLQASTTRQAGTEGQEAGLRMPLGISLPQVELASFGEATLSTSAGQQAKSVAPSAEGTAGYRVQVPQVTLSLPGAQVAGGELLVGEGVFKMPAVTVPQLELDVGLSREAQVGEAATGEGGLRLKMPTLGSRAGAGGEGSRDQSPGAERAFRLSLPNVELSPPAMGTHAEYQVAENEGCVGHKPKVRLPRFSLARAKEGAEEGEKAKSPKLKLPRVGFSQSEAVAGEGSPSPEEEEEGSGEGASGRRGRVRVRLPRVGLATPSKASWGQEGEAAPKSPSGEKSPKFRFPRVGLSPKARSGDQEEGGFRVRLPSVGFSETGGAPGPTRMEGAQAAVI from the exons GGGACCAGCTGCTGAGTGCCCGTGTGTTCTTCGAAAACTTCAAGTATGAGGACGCACTACGCCTGCTGCAATGCGCCGAGCCTTACAAGGTCTCCTTCTGCCTCAAGCGCACTGTGCCCACTGGGGACCTGGCGCTGCGGCCCGGGACCGTGGCTGGCTACGAGATCAAGGGCCCGCGGGCCAAGGTGGCCAAGCTG AACATCCAGAGTCTCTCCCCTGTGAAGAAGAAGAAGATGGTGGTGCCCGGGGCCCTGGGGTACCCTGCAGACCTGGCCCCCATTGACGTCGAATTCTCCTTTCCCAAGTTTTCCCGTCTGCGTCGGGGCCTCAAAGCTGAGGCTGTCAAGGGTCCTGTCCCAGCTGCCCCCACCCGCCGGCGCCTACAGCTGCCTCGATTGCGTGTCCGAGAAGTGGCCGAAGAGGCCCAGGCAGCCCGACTGGCCGCcgctgcccctccccccaggaaGGTCAAAGCTGAGGCTGAGGTGGCAGCAGGAGCCCGTTTCACAACCCCTCAGGTGGAGCTGGTTGGGCCCCGGCTGCCAGGTGCTGAGGTGGGTGTCCCCCAGGTGTCGGCCCCCAAGGGGGAGGTGGCTCTCCACCTGCCAGCCCTTGGGCTAGGAGCCCCAGCTGCGCCTGCTGTGGAGCCTGTGGCCTTAGGGATCCAGGTCCCCCAAGTGGAGCTGCCCACCTTGCCCTCGCTACCCACTCTGCCCACACTTCCCTGCCTGGAGACCCGGGAAGGGGCTGTGACTGTGGTGGTGCCCTCCCTGGATGTGGCAGCGCCTACGGTGGGGGTGGACCTGGCCTTGCCAGGCGCGGAGGTGGCGGCCCGAGAAGAGGTGCCTGAGGTGGCCCTGAAGATGCCCCACCTCAGCTTTCCCCGCTTTGGGGCTCGAGCAAAGGAAGTTGCTGAGGCCAAGGTGGCCAAGGGCAGCCCTGAGGCCAGGGTGAAGGCCCCCAGATTGCGAATGCCTACCTTCGGGCTTTCTCTCCTGGAGCCCCGGCCTGCTGCCCCTGAAGCTGTTGCTGAGAGCAAGCTGAAGCTACCCACTATCAAGATGCCCTCCTTTGGCATAGGGGTCTCAGCCCCTGAGGTCAAGATGCCCAAGGGGCCTGAAGTGAAGCTCCCCAAGGTCCCTGACATCAAGCTCCCAAAAGTGCCCGAGGCAGCCCTCCCAGGTGTGCAGCTCCCAGGGGTGGAGCTCCCAAAGGTGTCAGAGATGAAGCTCCCGAAGGTGCCCGAGGTGGTCGTGCCTGAGGTGCGTCTCCCAGAAGTGCAGCTCCCGAAAGTTCCAGAGATGAAGCTCCCGAAGGTGCCTGAGGTGGTCGTGCCTGAGGTGCGTCTCCCAGAAGTGCAGCTGCCCAAAGTTCCAGAGATGAAACTCCCTGAAATGAAGCTCCCGAAGGTGCCCGAGATGGCTGTGCCTGAGGTGCATCTCCCAGAGGTGCAGCTGCCCAAAGTCCCTGAGGTGAGGCTCCCAAAGGTGCCCGAGATGGCCGTGCCTGAGGTGCGTCTCCCAGAGGTGCAGCTCCCGAAAGTCCCAGAGATGAAGCTCCCAAAGATGCCTGAGATGGCCGTGCCTGAGGTGCGACTCCCAGAGGTGCAGCTGCCGAAAGTCTCAGAGGTGAAACTCCCTGAAATGAAGCTCCCAGAGATAAAACTCCCCAAAGTGCCCGAGGTAACTGTGCCCGACGTGCACCTCCTGGAGGTGCAGCTGCCAAAGGTGTCAGAGATGCAGCTGCCAGAAATGCAAGTGCCAAAGGTCCCAGATGTGCAACTAAAAGCTGCCagggcagagcaggcagaggggaTGGAGTTTGGCTTCAAGCTGCCCAAGATGGCCATGCCGAAGCTGGGGAGGACAGGGTCCCCATCACGAGGCAAGCCAGGCGAGGCAGGGGCTGAGGTCCCGGGGAAGCTGGTTACGCTTCCCTGTCTGCAGCCAGAGGTGGGCAGTGAACCTCGTGTGGGTGTCCCCTCTCTCACACTCCCCTCCGTGGAGCTAGACCTGCCCAGAGCCCTCAGCCTGGAGGGCCAGGTCGCAGCAGCCGGGGTGCACAAGGTGGAGCAGGCAGAGGGtcccagggaggcagcaggggtTGGGGAAGTGGCCTTCCACATGCCCTCTGTTGAGATCGTCACTCCACAGCTGTCCACGACAGAAGTGGAGGAAGGGCAGCTAGAGGTGATGGAGATGAAAGTCAAGCCCTCCTCCAAGTTCTCTCTGCCTAAGTTTGGACTCTCCGGGCCGAAGGGGGCCAAGGCAgaggctgagggggctgggcGAGCCACCAAGCTGAAGGTGTCCAAGTTCGCCATCTCACTCCCCAAGGCTCAGGTGGGGACTGAGGCTGAGCccaaaggggctggggaggcaggccTACTGCCTGCCCTCGATTTGTCCATCCCACAACTCAGTCTGGATGCCCATCTGCCCACGGGCAAGGTGGAGGTGGCAGGGGCTGATGTCAAGCACAAGGGACCCAGGTTTGCCCTGCCCATGTTTGGGGTCAAAAGCCAGGACACCGAAGCAGGACAACTAGCAGCAGGGGTGGCTGAGCTGGAGGGCAAGGGCTGGGGTTGGGATGGGAGGGTGAAGATGCCCAAGCTGAAGATGCCCTCCTTTGGGCTGGCAcgggggaaggaagcagaaacccagGGTGGGCGTGTTAGCCCTGGGGCCAAGCTAGAGCCAATGGCTGCCCACCTTAAGATCCCTGAGGTGGAGCTGGTCACGCTGGGGGCCCAGGATGAAGGTGGAGCAGAGGGGGTGGCTGCCGTCAGTGGAGTCCGGCTGTCAGGCCTGCAGGCATCCACGACCAGGCAGGCGGGCACTGAGGGCCAGGAGGCAGGGCTGAGGATGCCCCTGGGCATCTCCCTGCCCCAGGTGGAGCTGGCCAGCTTTGGGGAGGCCACTCTGAGCACCAGTGCAGGACAGCAGGCCAAGAGCGTGGCCCCTTCAGCAGAGGGCACAGCAGGCTACAGGGTCCAGGTGCCTCAGGTGACCTTGTCTCTGCCTGGAGCCCAAGTGGCAGGTGGTGAGTTGTTGGTGGGAGAGGGTGTCTTTAAGATGCCCGCTGTGACAGTGCCCCAGCTGGAGCTGGATGTGGGGCTGAGCCGAGAGGCGCAGGTGGGTGAGGCAGCCACAGGGGAGGGTGGGCTGAGGCTGAAGATGCCCACACTGGGGtccagagctggggctgggggagaggggtCCAGAGACCAGTCCCCAGGGGCCGAGCGTGCCTTCCGCCTCTCACTGCCCAACGTGGAGCTCTCGCCACCCGCCATGGGCACCCATGCCGAGTATCAGGTAGCGGAGAACGAGGGGTGTGTGGGACACAAGCCCAAGGTGCGGCTGCCACGGTTTAGCCTGGCGCGGGCCAAGGAGGGGGCTGAGGAAGGCGAGAAGGCCAAGAGCCCAAAACTCAAGCTGCCGCGTGTAGGCTTCAGCCAGAGTGAGGCAGTCGCCGGGGAAGGCTCCCCCAGCccggaagaggaggaggagggcagcgGGGAAGGGGCCTCAGGACGCCGCGGCCGGGTCCGAGTCCGCCTGCCCCGTGTGGGCCTGGCTACCCCTTCCAAGGCTTCTTGGGGGCAGGAGGGTGAGGCAGCTCCCAAGTCCCCAAGCGGGGAGAAGTCCCCCAAGTTCCGCTTCCCCCGGGTGGGCCTAAGTCCCAAGGCCCGGAGCGGGGACCAGGAAGAGGGTGGATTCCGGGTTCGGCTGCCCAGCGTGGGATTCTCGGAGACAGGGGGTGCTCCAGGCCCCACCAGGATGGAGGGGGCTCAGGCTGCTGTTATCTGA
- the PLD3 gene encoding 5'-3' exonuclease PLD3: MKPKLMYQELKVPVEEPANELPMNEIEAWKAAEKKARWVLLVLILAVVGFGALMTQLFLWEYGDLHLFGPNQRPAPCYDPCEVVLVESIPEGLDYPNTSVGNPSTSQAWLGLLAGAHSSLDIASFYWTLTNNDTHTQESSAQQGEEVLRQLQTLAPQGVKVRITVSKPNGPQPQADLQALLQSGAQVRMVDMQKLTHGVLHTKFWVVDQTHFYIGSANMDWRSLTQVKELGVVMYNCSCLARDLTKIFEAYWYLGQAGSSIPSTWPRPYDTRYNQETPMEICLNGTPALAYLASAPPPLCPSGRTPDLKALLNVVDNARNFIYIAVMNYLPTMEFSHPRRFWPAIDDGLRRAAYERGVKVRLLISCWGHSEPSMRAFLLSLAALRDNHTHSDIQVKLFVVPADETQARIPYARVNHNKYMVTERATYIGTSNWSGSYFTETAGTSLLVAQNGRGGLRSQLEAVFLRDWDSPYSHDLDTSAESVGNACRLL; encoded by the exons ATGAAGCCTAAACTGATGTACCAAGAG TTGAAGGTGCCTGTTGAGGAGCCTGCCAATGAGCTGCCCATGAATGAGATTGAAGCGTGGAAGGCTGCAGAAAAG AAAGCCCGTTGGGTCCTGCTGGTCCTCATCCTGGCGGTTGTGGGCTTTGGTGCCCTGATGACTCAGCTGTTTCTATGGGAATATGGCGACTTGCATCTCTTTGGGCCCAACCAGCGCCCAGCCCCCTGCTATGACCCCTGCGA AGTAGTGCTGGTAGAGAGCATTCCTGAGGGCCTGGACTACCCCAATACCTCCGTGGGCAACCCCTCCACCAGCCAGGCCTGGCTTGGCCTGCTTGCCGGTGCTCACAGCAGCCTGGACATCGCCTCCTTCTACTGGACCCTCACCAACAATGACACCCACACTCAGGAGTCCTCTGCCCAGCAG GGCGAGGAAGTCCTCCGGCAGCTGCAGACCCTGGCACCTCAAGGTGTGAAGGTCCGCATCACCGTGAGCAAGCCCAACGGGCCCCAGCCACAGGCAGACCTGCAGGCCCTGCTGCAAAGTG GTGCCCAGGTCCGCATGGTGGACATGCAAAAGCTGACCCATGGTGTCCTGCACACCAAGTTCTGGGTGGTGGACCAGACCCACTTCTACATTGGCAGTGCCAACATGGACTGGCGCTCGCTGACCCAG GTCAAGGAGCTCGGTGTGGTCATGTACAACTGCAGCTGCCTAGCTCGAGACCTGACCAAGATCTTCGAGGCCTACTGGTACCTCGGCCAGGCAGGCAGCTCCATCCCGTCAACCTGGCCTCGGCCCTACGACACCCGCTACAATCAAGAGACACCAATGGAGATCTGCCTCAATGGAACCCCTGCTCTGGCCTATCTGGCA AGTGCGCCCCCACCACTGTGTCCAAGTGGCCGCACCCCAGACCTGAAAGCCCTGCTCAACGTGGTAGACAATGCCCGGAACTTCATCTACATCGCAGTTATGAACTACCTGCCCACCATGGAGTTCTCCCACCCACGCAG GTTCTGGCCTGCCATTGACGATGGGCTGCGGCGGGCTGCCTACGAGCGGGGAGTCAAGGTGCGTCTGCTGATCAGCTGCTGGGGGCACTCTGAGCCATCCATGCGGGCCTTCCTGCTCTCCCTGGCTGCCCTGCGTGACAACCACACCCACTCGGACATCCAGGTG AAACTCTTTGTGGTCCCTGCGGACGAGACCCAGGCCCGAATCCCATATGCCCGCGTCAACCACAATAAGTACATGGTGACTGAACGTGCCACCTACATTG GAACCTCCAACTGGTCCGGCAGCTACTTCACAGAGACGGCGGGCACCTCGCTGCTGGTGGCACAGAACGGGCGGGGCGGCCTGCGGAGCCAGCTGGAGGCTGTTTTCCTGAGGGACTGGGACTCCCCTTACAGCCATGACCTTGACACCTCAGCCGAGAGCGTGGGCAATGCCTGTCGCCTGCTCTGA
- the HIPK4 gene encoding homeodomain-interacting protein kinase 4 has translation MSHSPVPGVQDQTPLNCPFTCPASPGPHPWVGEGPQPATSPPIPAGGSGLQQQNQATQQRWKPFQEAWGPWSQARRALGERHSPWQTHLVAQGAEGVREAGTSAVLFPLSCTGGSQGRQWGRRPWRQSLWGGGGRRTVSGGRDTMATIQSETDCYDVIEVLGKGTFGEVAKGWRRSTGEMVAIKILKNDAYRNRIIKNELKLLHCMRGLDPEEAHVVRFLEFFHDALRFYLVFELLEQNLFEFQKENNFAPLPARHIRTVTLQVLRALTRFKELAIIHADLKPENIMLVDQTRCPFRVKVIDFGSASIFSEVRHVKEPYIQSRFYRAPEILLGLPFCEKIDVWSLGCIMAELHLGWPLYPGNSEYDQVRYICETQGLPKPHLLHNAPKALHFFKCNPYPDATNPWQLKSSADYLAETKVPPLERRKYMLKSLDQIETVNSGRVATRLSFPDREALAEHADLKSMVELIKRMLTWESHERISPSAALCHPFVSMQQLRSAHKTTHYYQLSLRGCHLSLQVEGKPPMPVVAAADEGPPYYCLAEEEKATGMGSVPFFHEKVLSMERAIDQLDGLSLEEASCRPWGETCTDVPNMLAPLKAAAAACQGPDTGPEPIMAFYGRRLGGCHKARKPRASSKSDSNFSNLIRLSQASPEDDGPCQGSSWAEGKHHGASAELPTTPQQDRDGLDVKDMTMDAEGPGPKLFNHSSCPGEWLSEPDWILEGIRGPQAQGLQPCHTLPHGPPQATSFL, from the exons ATGTCCCATTCCCCTGTGCCTGGAGTCCAGGATCAGACCCCTCTCAATTGCCCCTTTACCTGTCCAGCCTCTCCAGGGCCCCAcccctgggtgggggaggggcctcAACCTGCCACCTCACCCCCCATTCCAGCCGGGGGCTCAGGTCTCCAACAACAGAACCAAGCCACTCAGCAACGCTGGAAACCATTTCAGGAGGCCTGGGGCCCCTGGTCCCAAGCCAGGAGGGCTTTAGGGGAGAGACACAGCCCCTGGCAGACTCATCTTGTAGCTCAGGGGGCTGAGGGTGTCAGGGAGGCAGGCACAAGTGCGgttctctttcccctttcctgTACTGGGGGTTCTCAGGGCCGGCAGTGGGGCAGGAGGCCTTGGAGGCAGagcctgtggggtgggggtggccgcAGGACAGTGTCTGGTGGCAGGGACACCATGGCCACCATCCAGTCGGAGACTGACTGCTACGACGTCATTGAAGTGCTGGGCAAGGGCACCTTCGGGGAGGTGGCCAAGGGCTGGCGGCGAAGCACGGGCGAGATGGTGGCCATCAAGATCCTCAAGAATGACGCCTACCGCAACCGTATCATCAAGAATGAGCTGAAGCTGCTGCACTGCATGAGGGGCCTGGATCCCGAGGAGGCCCATGTCGTCCGCTTCCTTGAGTTCTTCCATGACGCTCTCAGGTTCTACCTGGTCTTCGAGCTGCTGGAGCAAAACCTTTTTGAATTCCAGAAGGAGAACAACTTTGCACCCCTCCCTGCCCGTCACATCCGCACGGTCACCCTGCAGGTGCTCAGAGCCCTGACCCGGTTCAAGGAACTGGCAATCATCCACGCTGATCTCAAACCTGAGAACATCATGCTGGTAGACCAGACCCGCTGCCCCTTCAGGGTCAAG GTGATTGACTTCGGCTCAGCCAGCATCTTCAGTGAGGTGCGCCATGTGAAGGAGCCATACATCCAGTCGCGTTTCTACCGGGCCCCCGAGATTCTTCTGGGGCTGCCCTTCTGTGAGAAGATAGATGTGTGGTCCCTGGGCTGCATCATGGCTGAGCTGCACCTGGGCTGGCCCCTCTACCCAGGCAACAGCGAGTATGACCAGGTGCGCTACATCTGTGAGACGCAGGGCCTGCCGAAGCCTCACCTGCTGCATAACGCCCCCAAGGCCCTCCACTTTTTCAAGTGCAATCCCTACCCTGATGCCACGAACCCCTGGCAGCTCAAGTCCTCAGCCGACTACCTGGCCGAGACCAAG GTGCCCCCACTGGAGCGCCGCAAGTACATGCTCAAGTCACTGGACCAGATTGAGACAGTGAACAGTGGCAGGGTAGCCACTCGGCTCTCCTTCCCAGACCGCGAGGCACTGGCAGAGCACGCCGACCTCAAGAGCATGGTGGAGCTGATCAAGCGCATGCTGACCTGGGAGTCCCACGAGCGCATCAGCCCCAGCGCAGCCCTGTGCCACCCCTTCGTGTCCATGCAGCAGCTGCGCAGTGCCCACAAGACCACCCACTACTACCAGCTCTCGCTGCGTGGCTGCCACCTCTCACTGCAGGTGGAGGGCAAGCCACCCATGCCTGTTGTGGCCGCTGCCGATGAAGGGCCCCCCTACTACTGTCTGGCTGAGGAGGAGAAGGCCACAGGCATGGGCAGTGTGCCTTTCTTCCACGAGAAGGTCCTGAGCATGGAAAGGGCCATTGATCAGCTGGATGGCCTGAGTCTGGAGGAGGCGAGCTGCAGGCCATGGGGAGAGACCTGCACTGACGTCCCCAACATGCTGGCCCCGCTCAAGGCAGCTGCTGCTGCGTGCCAGGGGCCTGACACAGGCCCTGAGCCCATAATGGCCTTTTATGGCAGGCGCCTGGGTGGCTGCCACAAGGCCCGCAAGCCACGTGCAAGCTCCAAGTCTGACTCCAACTTCAGCAACCTCATCCGGCTGAGCCAGGCCTCCCCTGAAGACGACGGGCCCTGCCAGGGCAGCAGCTGGGCAGAAGGCAAGCACCATGGGGCCTCTGCCGAGCTGCCCACCACCCCACAGCAGGACAGGGATGGGCTGGACGTCAAGGATATGACCATGGATGCTGAG GGGCCAGGCCCTAAGCTCTTCAACCACAGCAGCTGTCCTGGGGAATGGCTGAGTGAGCCGGACTGGATCTTGGAGGGCATCAGGGGGCCACAGGCCCAGGGGCTCCAGCCCTGCCATACCCTTCCGCATGGCCCACCCCAGGCCACCAGCTTTCTATAG